The genomic window CACCGACGCCGGTCACGACGAGGGTCAGCAACCAGCCGAGCACGTCCATGCGCATCGACAGCGAGACGTCGATCGCCGGAATCCAGCGATATTCCTCGAAGGGAATGTCCCCCGCGAACACCGCGGGGGCGAGGACGATGGCGTGCGCGAAAGCGAGAGCCGGGAGAACCGCCGCCACGTAGAAGGCGCGGGCACCGATGCGCGAGACGAGCCACGGCAGAAGAAGGGGCACGGCCGCGAAGGCGCCGAGGAAGATCAGCACGGTCGGGCCTCCTCGGGGTCGACGGGCGGGTGCCCGGGCTCTCGGGGTGTCGTCCCTATTCTATGCGGAGCATGAGAGTCCCAGCACCCGTCGGCTCATGTGATACGCGGCGGAGCAGTCGTGGTCCCCTCGCGGAAGGTGCACCGCAGGTCGAGCCCCGAGGGCGTCTCGTCCTCGAGCATCGCGGCGACCGCCTCACCGGCCGCCCGACCCTTGGCGGTGGCGGGTTGGACGAGCGTGGTCAGCACGTGCGGGGCGAGGCCGTCGACGACCACGCCGTCGAATCCGGTGACGCTCACGTCATCGGGGACGCGGAGCCCCGCCTCTTCGGCCGCACGGATCACCCCGGCCGCGAGCAGATCGCTCTGGGCGATGACGGCGGTCGGGCGGTGGTCGGGATCGGCGAAGATCGCCCGACCGGCGATGGTGCCCTCGTCGATAGAACTGGTGGCGGCGGCCACCGCGGGCGCGTCGGGGAACACCGCGCGGGCTCCGGCCAGACGGTCGGCGGTCACGTCGACGCGAACCTCGGCGTCGTCGGTGATCCAACCGCGGCGACGAGCGGTGTCGGTGGGGAGGGTGACGATGACGACGTCGTGATGGCCGAGCGCCGACAGGTGGCGCGCGGCCGCGCGCTGGGCCTCGGTGTTGTCGAGCAACACCTGCGGCACGCCCTCACCCGCGTCGCCCTCCACGACCACGACCGGGATGCCGCGACCTCGGACGATCTCGAGCGAATCGCGCATGCGCGGGCTGCAGCCGATCAGCACGGCGGCGTCGATGGGGGCGGTGTGCAACGAGGGTTCGCTCACCGTCTCGCCGTCGTCGCGCAGCAGCAGGAGCGCGGCACCCAGGCGCGAGACGCCGTCGGCCAGTCCGTCCATCATGTGGGTGGTCACGGGATCGAGGAACGCGGTCCCGAGGTGCTGGTCGAAGACCACGCCGACGATGCCCGAGCGCCCGCGACGCAGCGAGGCCGCGCGCGGATCCGGTCCGGTGTAGCCCAGGCTCTCGGCGGCGGCCAGCACGCGGGCCCGGGTCGCCGGCGAGGTGGGCGTCTTGCCGCTGAACACCACCGAGGCGGTCGACGCCGAGACGCCGGCCTCACGGGCGACATCGCTGATGGTCGCGCGACGGGTGCTCACGGGCCGATCGTACCCGCCGACCGGGCGCCTTGCCGAATCGATTCGATATGCGTCGAATCGATTCGGTACAGTGTCGACATGCACTCGACGCTCACCCGATCCCAGCTCGTCCGCTGGCACATCGCGATCTGCGCCATCTTCCTCGCGAGCGGGCTCAGCATCTCCACCTGGGCGTCGCGGGTGCCCGCGATCCGCGAATCGCTCGGCATCGAGAACTCCGGCGTCGGGCTCCTGCTGTTGGGCATGGGCGTGGCATCCATCATCGGCCTGTCGATCGCCCCGGCCGTGATGGCGCGCATCGGCGCGCGCCGCGGAATGCTCGTGGCCCTGCTGCTCGTCGGCATCGGGCTCATGATCATCGGCTTCGGGGCGGACTCCCTGCAGCTCTTCGCCGTCGCCCTGGTGGGCCTCGCGCTCTTCGGATTCGGCAACGGCGCCGTCGACGTGATGATGAACGTCGAGGGAGCGGCACTCGAGAAGGCCACCGGGCGCACGATCATGCCCTTGCTGCACGCCTTCTTCAGCTTCGGCACCGTCATCGGAGCGGGCCTCGGCTTCGTCGCGGTGAGCCTCGGCATCCCGGTGATCGCCCACTGCGTCGCGATGGGGGTCGTGATCATCGTCGTCGCCTTCGTGTCGGTCGCGAACGTGCCGCGGGCAGAGGTCGCGATGGACGCCCCCGCCGACGAGGAGCGCGCCCACTGGCGCGAGCGCCTCTCGGTGTCGCTGCAGGCCTGGCGCGAGCCGCGCACCTACACGCTCGGCGTCATCATGCTGGGCATGGCCTTCGCCGAGGGCAGCGCGAACGACTGGCTCCCCTCCGCGGTGGTCTACGGCCACGGCGCGCCCGAAGAGGCGGGGCCGGCGGTTCTGGCGGTGTTCTCCGTCGCCATGACGGTCGGCCGCATCGCGGGCGGTCCCGTCGTCGATCGCCTCGGTCGCGTGCTCGTCCTGCGGGTGCTCGCCGGCACCGCCGCCGCCGGCCTGCTGCTGTTCATCCTGGCTCCGTACGGCCCGCTCGTCTTCGTGGGCGCCGCCCTGTGGGGTCTCGGCGCCTCGCTCGGCTTCCCGATCGGCATGTCCGCCGCTGCCGACGACCCCACCAAGGCCGCCTCCCGCGTGGCCGCGGCCGCCACCATCGGCTACGTCGCCTTCCTCTGCGGTCCCCCGATCCTCGGATGGATCGGCGACCACATCGGCCTGCTGAACACCCTGCTCATCGTGGTCGGCCTGATCGTGGCATCCGGACTCTTCTCCGGCGCGGCCAAGCCGCTGGTCGCCTCCGAGAAGGCGGAGGCCGAGCCCGCGCGACGCGACGCGGCGGGGCGCAATTAGGCTGAGCGGGTGCGTCTCGTCATCGCCCGTTGCTCCGTCGATTACACCGGCCGCCTCAACGCGCATCTCCCCCTCGCCACCCGCCTGCTCGTCCACAAGAACGACGGCAGCCTGCTGGTGCACTCCGACGGCGGCTCGTACAAGCCGCTGAACTGGATGAGCCCGCCGTGCTCGCTCACCCTCGAGCAGCCCGACGAGGTCGACGTCGAAGACGGCGTGATCGAGCGGTGGCGCGTCACCCACGCGAAAACCGGTGATGCGCTTCTCGTGCGCATCCACGAGGTCATCCACGACACCGCCCACGACCTCGGCGTCGACCCGGGCCTGATCAAGGACGGCGTCGAGGCCGACCTGCAGCGGCTGCTGGCCGAACAGGTCTCGGTCGTCGGCGAAAACCTCACCCTCGTGCGCCGCGAGTACCCCACCGCCATCGGCCCCGTCGACCTGCTGCTGCGCAACGACGACGGCACGGGAACGGTGGCGATCGAGGTCAAGCGTCGCGGCGACATCGACGGCGTCGAGCAGCTCACGCGCTACCTCGAACTCCTCAACCGCGACCCCCTGCTGGCGCCGGTCACGGGCGTCTACGCCGCGCAGGAGATCAAGCCGCAGGCCCGCGTCCTCGCCACCGATCGCGGCATCCGGTGCCTGGTCCTCGACTACGACGAGATGAAGGGCGTGCAGTCGGGCGCCCCGCGCCTGTTCTGACCGCGCCGGATCGAGCCGGGCGGATGCCGCGCCGGTAGCGTGGACGCATGTCTGCACGCTCTCCCTTCTCCTGCGTCCTGTGGGACGTCGACGGAACCCTCGTCGACGCATCGGAGGGCATCCTCCGCCGGTTGACCATCACGCTGGAGCACTTCGGGCGGACGCCCCCGGTGCGCGGAGAGCTGTCGCGCTGGATCGGTCCGCCGATGTACGAGTCGTTCCAGGTGAACGTGGGCATGACACCCGAGCAGGCGACCGAGGCCGTCACGTTCTACCGCGGGCTGAACAAGAGCGAGGGCTACACGGTCAGCGCGCGCCTGTACCCGGGTGTCGGCGAACTGGTGCACGAGCTGCACGCGGCGGGCATCCCGCAGTCGACGGCGAGCTCGAAGCCCGAGGTGCAGGTCGTCGCCCTCATGGACCACTTCGGTCTCGCCCCCTCCCTCGAGGCCATGGTCGGCGCCACCCTCGACGAGCGCACCCTGAGCACCAAGGCCGACGTCGTCCGCGAAGCGCTGCGTCGCCTCGAGGCCGCCGGGGCCGACACCTCGCGCCCCATCCTCATCGGCGATCGACACCACGACGTCGAGGGAGGGGCGGATGCCGGGGTGCCGGTGATCTTCGTGCGCTGGGGCTTCAGCTGGCCCCACGAGGCGGACGGCGCTCAGGCCGCCGTCGACGACGTCGACCAGCTGCGCGCCCTTCTGCTGATCGACGACTCGTCGGAATCGGACGCCCCCGCCGGTGTCTGAGCTCGAGGGGGTGATCCCCGCGGCGGTCGCCCTCCTCGTGGCGGCCCTGGCCGTCGCGGTGATCGTGATCGCCGTGCGGTTCTCTCGTCGCTCCCCGCGGGCGCGCGCGACGGCTGCCCGGGCCGTGACCGCAGCGGGCGAGGCGCTCCTGCGTCTGGATGACGCCGTGGCCCGGCTCGACGTGGCCTTCCGCGCCGTCGATGCGATGGATGCCGCGGACGAGCCGGCCGATCTCCGCCGAGCCCGCGCGGCGGCCGTCCGGGCGCGCGACCGCGGATTCGCCGACCTCTCGCGGCTCGAGGCCGACACGGGCGTCGCGGCCCGGCGCGCCGACGACGCGCGCAGACTGCGCGCCGGGTTCGACCATCAGATCCGACGAGTCGAGCGCACTCGGGAGCAGCTGCAGGAGTGGGCGCGGGCGCACCGTACCCCGGCCGACCTCCTTGAGCTCACCCGCCGTCGACGCGACGAGCTGATCGAGACGACGGGCGACCCCGAGCCCTTGGTGGCCGCTCTGCGCGACCGCTTCACGCGCGAAGACCGAGACGATGCCGAGACGGCCGCGCGGGCGGCATCCGACGCCCTCCACGAGGTCGACGACGCCCTCGAGCGCGCGGCATCCGAGCCCGATGGGGGCCACCTCGTCGCGGGCACCGCCGCGCTCCTGCGCGCCGAACGGCAGCTGCGCGCGGTCGAAGACGCGCATCGCATCGCCCTGCAGGCGGCCGAGAACGCGGACGCCGAACTCGTTGCCGCGCGGGCAGAGATCGAGGCGGCGACCGCGTCGGCATCCCGCCGCCCGACCGAAGCGGCACCCGACGCCCTCGACCGTCTGCGCGCCGCGGCGCGGGACCTCGACCTGGCCGCCGCGGAGGCCGTCCGTCGGCCGCGGTGGGCGATCGCGACCGTCGCCCGGGTCCGCGAGACGCGCGACGACGCCCTCGGCGACGCGATGAGCCCCCGCGAGCGTCTCGAGGCCGCTCGTGCCGCCCTCCCCGGCACCCTCGCGTGCGCGCGCGCCGCTCTGGCCGCCGCCGAGGCCCGCGGGTCCACTGCCGCGATCGGCGAACGCCTGCGCCTCGAGGACGCGCGTCGGCAGCTGGCCGCGGCTCGGGCGGCGACCGATGCGGAGCAGGCCCTCGCCCACGCGCGTGCCGGGTGGCACGCCGTCTCCGATCCCGTGGCCTGAGCCGCCGCCCGCCGCACCCGCTCCTCACGGGCGGAACGACCGTGCCCTATCGTGAGCGGCATGGCGGAGAACTCGACGTTCCGACGGGCGACGCACTTCGCGCGCCGACTACCGGCCACGCTCGTCCTGGTCGGCATCCTCGTGGTCGTCGGTGTCGCCACCGGCGCCCTCTGGAGCCCGTTCGCGACCTCTGACGCCTTCGCCTCGCTCGCCTACGGTCTTCCCGCCCTCGAGGCCGGTCGCTGGTGGACGCCGGTCACCGGCACGTTCGTGGTCGGGGCGCCCTGGCTGTACCTCGTCGGCATCCCGACGCTCGTGGGAATGGGCTTCCTCGAGGTGCGCCGCGGCACCCGCGTCGCCGCCGCGTACTTCACCGTGGGACAGCTCTTCTCGATCTTCGCCGCGTCGCTGCTCCTCTGGGTGGCGGCCTTCCTGCCGTGGCCGTGGGCTCAGCAGCAGGCCATAGCCCTCGACGTCGGTCCGTCCGGCGGCGTCTTCGCGTGTCTCGCCGCGGCTCTCGCGCTGCTCCCCTCGCCGTGGCGGCTGCGCGGCTGGACGGTCCTGATCGCTGGTCTGGCCCTCACCTTCCTCTACTACGGCTCGCTCCCCGACCTCGAGCGCGTCCTCGCCGTCGCCCTCGTGCTCGGTGTGGACCGGTCGTTGCGACCCCAGCGCGTGAGCGTCCGCGAGCAGCGCCTGATCGCTTTCGTGGTGCTGTGCGCCCTCGGCGCGTTCGAGATCCTCGGGTACGTCGCCCCGATGACCGGTCCGTTCGGCTCGTCGGCGGCGACCTCGGGCTCGTGGATCGACGTCGCCGTCAACACGCTCGTCGTGCTCGTGGTGGCAACCGCCCTGCGCCGCGGCCGCCGCTGGGCGTGGGTCGTCGTGATGCTCTACAGCGCCCTGAACCTCCTGCTCGTGGTCCTCCTCTTCGCCGTCCTGCTCCTGGTGGGCCTCACCGGGATCGAAGCGGACCTGGACGCCGATTTCACCAGCGTGCTGGCCTCGTCGGCGCTGTGGCTCGTGGCATCCGTGTACTTCTTCCTCGTGCGGGCCGCGTTCCGCGCCCGGCCGCGCGCGGCGCTCGGGGAAACGCCTGCGCCGACCGTGGAGGACGTGAAGAAGGAGCTGCACGTGAGCGGCGGGGGCACTCTGTCGTGGATGACGACGTGGGACGGCATGTCGTACGCCCGGTTCGGCCGCGGAATCGTGGCCTACCAGCGACGCTCCGGGGTGGCCCTGGCGCTCGGGGATCCGCTCGGCCCTCCGTCCTCCCGCGATCGGACCGTCCGCTCGTTCATCGACGCCGCCGAGGCCGCGGGTCTCGCGCCGTGCTTTTTCAGCGCCGGAGACACGACGGCCGACGCCGTCCCGGGCGACTGGCGGCGCATCGTGGTCGCCGACGACACCGTGGTCGATCTTCCGGGATTGCAGTTCACCGGAAAGGCGTGGGGCGCGGTGCGGACCTCGCTCAACCGCGGCGAGCGCGAGGGCATGACCTTCCGCCTGTCGAGACTCTCGGACGAGACCTGGGGCGTGCGCCAGCAGCTTCGCGCGATCTCCGAGAGCTGGGTGGGCGACAAGGGGCTGCCCGAGATGGGCTTCACCCTGGGCACGCTGCAGGAGGCGGCCGATCCCGAGGTGCGCCTCGCGTTGGCGGTGTCACCGCAGGGCGACGTCGACGGTTTCCTGTCGTGGCTCCCGATCTACGGCGAGGGCGGGATCCGCGGGTGGACGCTCGACCTGATGCGCCGGCGCGACGGCGGTTTCGGGCCCGTGATGGAGTTCCTGATCGGTGCGTCCGCCCGGCAGTTCTCGGCAGAGGGGGCACAGATCATGTCCCTGTCGGGTGCTCCGCTGGCGCACGAGTACCCCGCGGATGCCGGCGCCATCGCCGACCTACAGGAGCGCATGGCCGCGATGCTCGAGCCTGTCTACGGCTTCGCCTCGCTGCACCGGTTCAAGCAGAAGTTCCACCCGCGCTACGAGACGATGTACCTGCTCTACCGCGACGAGGCGGATCTCACCCGCATCGGCGCCGCCCTCACGCGAGCGTTCCTTCCGCACGCGACGCTGGGCCAGTTCGCCGCTGCGGGGGTCGACCTCGTGCGCCACGAACGCTGAAGGCCCCGGCCGACGCGAAGAACGCGCGACCGGGGCCCGACCGGCCGGAGCCGGAGAAGATCAGAGGGGGCGGATGTTCTCCGCCTGCAGGCCCTTGGGGCCCTGGGCGACCTCGAACTCGACGCGCTGGTTCTCTTCGAGCGAGCGGTAACCGCCCGACTGGATCGCGCTGTAGTGCGCGAAGACGTCCTGGCTGCCGTCATCGGGGGCGATGAAGCCGAAGCCCTTTTCGGAGTTGAACCACTTGACCGTGCCCTGCGTGCTCATTCGTTGTGCCGTTTTCCGCTTGAGCCGGCGCCGAGCGCGCCGGTCTGTGCCTTCACGGTAACGGCCGGACTCTTCTCGCGCACGGGTCCGTGACACAAACGTTGCGCGGCGTCATACGCCGTAAGCCCATACGACGCCCGGGCTGAGCAAGCTCGAAGCCCGGGCGTCGACGGATCCCCCCGGATATGTCACGCGAGGCGTGACGGCGATCACTTTACCGGCGCAGAGGCCCGCGCGCGACACGAAAACGAAGAATCAGCAAGTTCTGTCCATGTGCTGTGGTAACCGAGGGCCGTAAAATCCGGCTGATGGATAGTCGTCGGCGTGCTTCCGCCCTCGTCGACGAGGCCTATAGGGCCCTCGGCGAGGCGATCGTCGACGGTCGGCTCCAGGCGGGTGACCGGCTGCGGGATGTCGAGCTGGCGACGCTCATGGGCATATCCCGCACTCCGGTGCGCGAGGCTCTGCAGAGGCTGGAGCGCATCGGGCTGGTCGAAGTCGCGGCGAACCGGTACACCCGCGTGGCCGCCCTGACCGATCGCGCTCGCAACGACATGCGCGAGTACGCCGCGCACACGATCGCCGCCGTCCTGCACGTGGCCCTGCCCCGCTGCTCCGACGACGAACTCGTCGAAACGGCGCGCATCGTCGACGAGCTGCATTCCGCCGAAAGCTCGCCCGAATACGTGAACGCGATGATGGCCCTGGCTTCGCACCTCGTGGCCATTTCGCGCAATGTCGTCTTCCAGAAGACCTTCGTGCAGATCGATCTCGTGCTGCGTCGCAATCTCGAGGGCTGGATGAGCGTCGACGACGGCACGCGCGACACCCTGTTCCGCCATCTGCACGAGCAGATCGCCCGTCGCGACACGAACGGCGCCACGTGGACCTTCCTCGCCCTGCACGGTTTCGCCTGAGCGCACAAGAGCGGTGGCCCGCTCCCCCGCTCCCGTTAGCGTGACGCCATGCCCCACATCGAGCTGCGAGCCCTTCAGGACGACGACCGGGATGCCGCTTTCCGTGCGGTGTCGGCGAGCACCTCCGCGTGGCCGCGCGCCGCGTTCGACGATCGGGCGGCCTTCGACCGCTGGAGCGACGACGCGAAGGTCGACGCACACGTCATCGTCGAGGACGACGCCGTGGTCGGGCTCGCCGCCGCTCTCGACGTCGACGAGGAGCGCGAGATCCTGCTCGCGATCTCGCCCTCGGCGCACGACGACGCCCCGACCGAAGCGCTGCGCCTGCTCACGTCGCACGAGGCCGAGCGGCCCCTCTACGCGTGCGTCTCCGTCGACGATCGGCCCTCGCACGCGGTCCTGGCCCGCATCGGTTTCGTCGAGCACGAGCGCGACGGCGACGACGTGGTCTACGTGTTGCCGCCGACGTTAGAGTGACGCGGTGCCGACGAGTGATGAAGAACCGACCCCCCGCACGGCGGATGCCGAGGGCTTCACCCGCATCCTGAGCCGGCCGCGCGTCATGACGGCGTTCGTCGTCATCGTGTTCGTCGTCACCGTCGTCCAGTCCCTGTCGGATCCCCTCGCGACGATCCTGCAGGGCGACGTGGTCTGGGAGGACCGCATCCCCTTCGGCGTGGTCATCGCCCTGGTGATCGCCGGGTGCGCCGCGCAGAGCGCGTTCCTCCTGCTGTCTCCCCGTTTCCCGGTCGTCGCCGCCCTGGGCACGGCCGCGTGTTACCTCGCCCTCGTCGCCGGCCTCGACATCCCGCGGTGGTTGGGGGCCCTCCCCCTGGTGGTGGGGATCGCCGTCTTCCTCCTCGCCGCACAGCGGCGCGCGGCCGTCGCGGTCCTCTGGACGATCGTGGTGGTCGGCGCCGCCGTCGGCATCCTGGCCCTGTGGTCGACCTCCACCGGGGCGCCGGCGGCCGTCGCGTGGAGCTTCGTCCTCAGCGCGGGGCTCGCGTTCGGCGCACCGGTGGCGGGCGCCGCAGCGCTCGGCATCTGGTGGGCGAGGCGCATGTCCGGACTGCGGCGTGCGCGCGCGGAGCTCGCCGCAGCCGCCGCCGAGCACGAAGCCGGGCTCGAACGCGCGAGAACGCGGGAGCGCGCCCGCATCGCCCAGGAGCTGCACGACGTCGCCGGACAACACCTCGCCGGCCTGCTGTCTCTGGCCGACGCGGCCGTCGACATCGACGGCCTGGACGCCGCCCAGGCCGCGACCCTCATCGCCGAGATGCGCGCCGAGGGACGCTTCGCGTCGGCCAGCCTCTACGCGGCCCTGCGCGACCTGCGCGCCGAGAGCGATGCGCGCGCCGAGCCGACCCTCGACCTCCGCTCGCTCGACGAGCTGCTCGACTACTGGTCGTCACGCGGGATGGACATCGTCGTCCGCGTTCACGCCGGGGTCGACGACCTGCCCGCGATGGTCTCCACCACCGCCTACCGCGTGGTGCAGGAGGCGCTGACGAACGCGTGCAAGCACGCCCCCGGCGCTCGCGTGTCGGTCGACGTGCGCGTGGCGCCGACGTCGATCCGTGTGGCCGTCGGCAACGAGCCCGGGCGAGCGGCCGTGGCATCCGATCTTCCGACCGGGCTCGGATGGGGACTTGCGGGTATGGCGGAGCGCGTCGACCTGCTGCACGGCACTCTCACCGCCGGTCCCGTCTCGACGGGCGGCTGGGCTGTGATCATGGAGGCCCCGCTCAGCGCCTCGGAGGCCTCGACCCGCGTTCTGACGCCGTGACCGCGCCCGGCGCCGACATCCGCGTGCTGATCGTCGACGACAACCGCACGGTGCGCCGGGGGATCCGGCTCCGCCTCGAGAACGCGACGGGCATCCGCGTGGCCGGAGAGGCCGCGAACGGTCGCGACGCGGTGGTCCTCGCGCATGCCGAGCGCGCGGACGTCGTCCTCATGGACCTGCACATGCCCGGCATGAACGGGATCGAAGCCACGCGCCTGATCACGGCGGACGAGCAGGGCGGATGCCGTGTCATCCTGCTGACGAGCGAGGTCTCGGACGCGTTCGTCGTCGACGCCATCGAAGCCGGCGCCAGCGGATATCTGCTGAAGGGTCACGACAGCGACCAGTTGCTGCCGGTCATCCGCGGGGCGGCCGCGGGAACGGCCACGATCTCGCCTCGCGTCGCACCGAGGTTGATCCGCGAGCTCCGCGACGCGCGCAGCACCCCCGCCGAGCCCGAGCAGGTGGCCCTGTTGACCGGGGCGGAGCGTCGGGTCGTGGGGCTGCTCAGCAGCGGGGTCACCTCGACCGAGGACATCGCGAAGCGACTGAGCGTGTCGGTGAACACCGTGCGCAGCCAGACCGCGTCGGCGCTGCGGAAGCTCGACCTCGACGACCGCACGCAGCTCGCGCTGTGGGGAGCGCGCAACGGGCTCCCGCGCACCGGGGCGTAGTCCGATCGGATGAAATCGCCGGCCGAGGTGCCGCGCGGCCCCGCGGACCCGGCTGGCCCGCGCACGCGGGGGGCGCGCGCCGGGGCCAGACTGCTTGCACGGCGTGAGCAGGCTCCGCCGCCGCGTCCGCGCGGGGTCGGGGTATTGGGGGCGGCCCCGCGCGGCAAGCGCCCGTGCCTGCCCGGAGCGGTCAGCCGCGGCTGAGCGTCGCGACGATGGGGCGGTGGTCGCTGCCCGCGTCGTCGAAGTCGGTGAGCACGGCGAAGCCGTTCACGCGCCACGCGGAGCCGACCAGCACGTGGTCGATCGGCGACGCCAGCCCCACCGGCAGCCGGACGGGCCAGGTTCCCGCTGCTGCCGAGCCCGCGGCGGCGGCCGCGTCGCGGCATCCGCCGACAGTCCCTCCGTCGACGCCGAGACCTTCGAAGTGATCGACCGTGGAGTTGAGGTCGCCCGCGACGATGACCTCGCTCTCGGCGCAGCGTCCGGCGATCCACTCGAGCCCGAGTTCCCAGCGGTCGGTGACGCCCGGGAGCGGCGGCATGGGGTGCGCAGCCACGAGGACCGGTCCTGAGCCGTCGACCGGTCTCCACGCGCCGCTCGGCAGGCCCACGGTCGAACCGACCCCGGTGTCGAGTGCGTAGTCGCCGAGTTCGCGCGAGATGAGGATCGACGTCGGGATGGTCTCGCCGTCCGGCGCGGCCACCACGGTGTCGTGGCTCATCGAGATGCCTTCTTGATCCAGGATGCCGACGACCTCGGCCGCCGCGATCGCATCGGTCTCGGGAAGGCTGACGACGTCGGCCCCGGTCTCACGCACCATCCGGGCGATCGTCTCGGGAGAGACCGA from Microbacterium testaceum includes these protein-coding regions:
- the nucS gene encoding endonuclease NucS, with protein sequence MRLVIARCSVDYTGRLNAHLPLATRLLVHKNDGSLLVHSDGGSYKPLNWMSPPCSLTLEQPDEVDVEDGVIERWRVTHAKTGDALLVRIHEVIHDTAHDLGVDPGLIKDGVEADLQRLLAEQVSVVGENLTLVRREYPTAIGPVDLLLRNDDGTGTVAIEVKRRGDIDGVEQLTRYLELLNRDPLLAPVTGVYAAQEIKPQARVLATDRGIRCLVLDYDEMKGVQSGAPRLF
- a CDS encoding sensor histidine kinase, with amino-acid sequence MPTSDEEPTPRTADAEGFTRILSRPRVMTAFVVIVFVVTVVQSLSDPLATILQGDVVWEDRIPFGVVIALVIAGCAAQSAFLLLSPRFPVVAALGTAACYLALVAGLDIPRWLGALPLVVGIAVFLLAAQRRAAVAVLWTIVVVGAAVGILALWSTSTGAPAAVAWSFVLSAGLAFGAPVAGAAALGIWWARRMSGLRRARAELAAAAAEHEAGLERARTRERARIAQELHDVAGQHLAGLLSLADAAVDIDGLDAAQAATLIAEMRAEGRFASASLYAALRDLRAESDARAEPTLDLRSLDELLDYWSSRGMDIVVRVHAGVDDLPAMVSTTAYRVVQEALTNACKHAPGARVSVDVRVAPTSIRVAVGNEPGRAAVASDLPTGLGWGLAGMAERVDLLHGTLTAGPVSTGGWAVIMEAPLSASEASTRVLTP
- a CDS encoding GNAT family N-acetyltransferase — its product is MPHIELRALQDDDRDAAFRAVSASTSAWPRAAFDDRAAFDRWSDDAKVDAHVIVEDDAVVGLAAALDVDEEREILLAISPSAHDDAPTEALRLLTSHEAERPLYACVSVDDRPSHAVLARIGFVEHERDGDDVVYVLPPTLE
- a CDS encoding LacI family DNA-binding transcriptional regulator, giving the protein MSTRRATISDVAREAGVSASTASVVFSGKTPTSPATRARVLAAAESLGYTGPDPRAASLRRGRSGIVGVVFDQHLGTAFLDPVTTHMMDGLADGVSRLGAALLLLRDDGETVSEPSLHTAPIDAAVLIGCSPRMRDSLEIVRGRGIPVVVVEGDAGEGVPQVLLDNTEAQRAAARHLSALGHHDVVIVTLPTDTARRRGWITDDAEVRVDVTADRLAGARAVFPDAPAVAAATSSIDEGTIAGRAIFADPDHRPTAVIAQSDLLAAGVIRAAEEAGLRVPDDVSVTGFDGVVVDGLAPHVLTTLVQPATAKGRAAGEAVAAMLEDETPSGLDLRCTFREGTTTAPPRIT
- a CDS encoding MFS transporter, producing MHSTLTRSQLVRWHIAICAIFLASGLSISTWASRVPAIRESLGIENSGVGLLLLGMGVASIIGLSIAPAVMARIGARRGMLVALLLVGIGLMIIGFGADSLQLFAVALVGLALFGFGNGAVDVMMNVEGAALEKATGRTIMPLLHAFFSFGTVIGAGLGFVAVSLGIPVIAHCVAMGVVIIVVAFVSVANVPRAEVAMDAPADEERAHWRERLSVSLQAWREPRTYTLGVIMLGMAFAEGSANDWLPSAVVYGHGAPEEAGPAVLAVFSVAMTVGRIAGGPVVDRLGRVLVLRVLAGTAAAGLLLFILAPYGPLVFVGAALWGLGASLGFPIGMSAAADDPTKAASRVAAAATIGYVAFLCGPPILGWIGDHIGLLNTLLIVVGLIVASGLFSGAAKPLVASEKAEAEPARRDAAGRN
- a CDS encoding bifunctional lysylphosphatidylglycerol flippase/synthetase MprF, coding for MAENSTFRRATHFARRLPATLVLVGILVVVGVATGALWSPFATSDAFASLAYGLPALEAGRWWTPVTGTFVVGAPWLYLVGIPTLVGMGFLEVRRGTRVAAAYFTVGQLFSIFAASLLLWVAAFLPWPWAQQQAIALDVGPSGGVFACLAAALALLPSPWRLRGWTVLIAGLALTFLYYGSLPDLERVLAVALVLGVDRSLRPQRVSVREQRLIAFVVLCALGAFEILGYVAPMTGPFGSSAATSGSWIDVAVNTLVVLVVATALRRGRRWAWVVVMLYSALNLLLVVLLFAVLLLVGLTGIEADLDADFTSVLASSALWLVASVYFFLVRAAFRARPRAALGETPAPTVEDVKKELHVSGGGTLSWMTTWDGMSYARFGRGIVAYQRRSGVALALGDPLGPPSSRDRTVRSFIDAAEAAGLAPCFFSAGDTTADAVPGDWRRIVVADDTVVDLPGLQFTGKAWGAVRTSLNRGEREGMTFRLSRLSDETWGVRQQLRAISESWVGDKGLPEMGFTLGTLQEAADPEVRLALAVSPQGDVDGFLSWLPIYGEGGIRGWTLDLMRRRDGGFGPVMEFLIGASARQFSAEGAQIMSLSGAPLAHEYPADAGAIADLQERMAAMLEPVYGFASLHRFKQKFHPRYETMYLLYRDEADLTRIGAALTRAFLPHATLGQFAAAGVDLVRHER
- a CDS encoding GntR family transcriptional regulator, translated to MDSRRRASALVDEAYRALGEAIVDGRLQAGDRLRDVELATLMGISRTPVREALQRLERIGLVEVAANRYTRVAALTDRARNDMREYAAHTIAAVLHVALPRCSDDELVETARIVDELHSAESSPEYVNAMMALASHLVAISRNVVFQKTFVQIDLVLRRNLEGWMSVDDGTRDTLFRHLHEQIARRDTNGATWTFLALHGFA
- a CDS encoding endonuclease/exonuclease/phosphatase family protein, with translation MPKHRRLRFLLVLAGGSVAAFLVVWPQGVGIHRLPLIANAISLRALLALGFGVLAILVAGAAVWRRRWGVAAALAIALAAASVGNGAVLLIRGGGAAVQPGELTIAAWNTYGGSVSPETIARMVRETGADVVSLPETDAIAAAEVVGILDQEGISMSHDTVVAAPDGETIPTSILISRELGDYALDTGVGSTVGLPSGAWRPVDGSGPVLVAAHPMPPLPGVTDRWELGLEWIAGRCAESEVIVAGDLNSTVDHFEGLGVDGGTVGGCRDAAAAAGSAAAGTWPVRLPVGLASPIDHVLVGSAWRVNGFAVLTDFDDAGSDHRPIVATLSRG
- a CDS encoding response regulator transcription factor yields the protein MTAPGADIRVLIVDDNRTVRRGIRLRLENATGIRVAGEAANGRDAVVLAHAERADVVLMDLHMPGMNGIEATRLITADEQGGCRVILLTSEVSDAFVVDAIEAGASGYLLKGHDSDQLLPVIRGAAAGTATISPRVAPRLIRELRDARSTPAEPEQVALLTGAERRVVGLLSSGVTSTEDIAKRLSVSVNTVRSQTASALRKLDLDDRTQLALWGARNGLPRTGA
- a CDS encoding HAD hydrolase-like protein, translated to MSARSPFSCVLWDVDGTLVDASEGILRRLTITLEHFGRTPPVRGELSRWIGPPMYESFQVNVGMTPEQATEAVTFYRGLNKSEGYTVSARLYPGVGELVHELHAAGIPQSTASSKPEVQVVALMDHFGLAPSLEAMVGATLDERTLSTKADVVREALRRLEAAGADTSRPILIGDRHHDVEGGADAGVPVIFVRWGFSWPHEADGAQAAVDDVDQLRALLLIDDSSESDAPAGV
- a CDS encoding cold-shock protein, with protein sequence MSTQGTVKWFNSEKGFGFIAPDDGSQDVFAHYSAIQSGGYRSLEENQRVEFEVAQGPKGLQAENIRPL